Proteins found in one Collinsella aerofaciens genomic segment:
- a CDS encoding GtrA family protein, with the protein MRKALAQPHTKQFLKFAVVGLISFGIDWGMLIALVELFHLDFLMSTTVSFITSVVVNYWLSMKYVFDHREGMSRKREFTIFTILSVIGLGLNDLYMFVGVTFLSIGYQAMKAIATFLVTWYNYFSRRFFLEGARS; encoded by the coding sequence GTGCGCAAGGCGCTGGCACAACCTCATACCAAGCAGTTCCTCAAGTTTGCCGTCGTGGGTCTTATCTCCTTTGGCATCGACTGGGGCATGCTCATTGCGCTCGTCGAGCTGTTCCACCTCGACTTTTTGATGAGCACCACGGTTTCGTTTATCACGTCCGTCGTGGTCAACTACTGGCTCAGCATGAAGTACGTGTTCGACCACCGCGAAGGCATGAGCCGCAAGCGCGAGTTCACGATCTTCACCATCCTGTCGGTGATCGGCCTGGGCCTCAACGACCTGTACATGTTTGTGGGCGTCACGTTTTTGAGCATCGGCTACCAGGCCATGAAGGCCATCGCCACATTCCTCGTCACCTGGTACAACTACTTCAGCCGCCGCTTCTTCCTCGAGGGCGCACGGTCGTAG
- a CDS encoding DUF4430 domain-containing protein, with product MSNKSKDADPKQPDSSFIQFDDAKQQGAALAASASRRKALLGVLAAACTILIVVSLGFVHPSESGAWSIDWIVQTVTGESVVAKDTKGSGSSAASGEASSKDSKSSNDAKDEPKGSNDAKDDSESSNKESDKNSDSKKSEDRGGKKSGDKSAAQNTGAGDTSNVSGGASSGGGQSSDGASSSYGGSAPSGGQGGSQESSYVTVTVSVTSSAVGNPVSSGGTFTFNEGATVYDALCALGLSVNAHGSSYGTYVSAIGGLAEKQYGGTSGWMYSVNGTTPMTACSNYVLSNGDNVVWYYVTD from the coding sequence GTGTCCAATAAATCCAAGGACGCTGACCCCAAGCAACCAGATTCCTCGTTCATTCAGTTCGACGATGCAAAGCAACAGGGCGCCGCTTTGGCGGCGTCCGCCTCTCGTCGCAAGGCGCTCCTTGGCGTTCTTGCTGCCGCGTGCACCATTCTGATCGTCGTCTCGCTGGGCTTCGTTCATCCTTCCGAGAGCGGCGCCTGGTCCATTGACTGGATCGTTCAGACCGTGACGGGGGAGAGCGTCGTCGCCAAGGACACCAAGGGGTCTGGCTCGTCTGCCGCTTCGGGCGAGGCTAGTTCCAAGGATTCCAAATCTTCGAATGATGCAAAAGACGAGCCCAAGGGTTCGAACGACGCCAAGGACGATTCCGAGTCTTCAAACAAGGAATCGGACAAAAACTCGGATAGCAAGAAGTCCGAGGACCGGGGCGGCAAGAAGTCTGGCGATAAATCCGCTGCCCAAAATACGGGAGCCGGTGATACTTCCAATGTGTCTGGCGGTGCTTCTTCGGGAGGCGGTCAGTCGTCTGATGGAGCCTCCAGCTCCTATGGCGGAAGTGCTCCCTCGGGCGGACAGGGCGGCTCACAGGAGTCCAGCTACGTTACGGTGACGGTTTCGGTCACATCGAGCGCTGTGGGCAATCCTGTGTCCTCTGGCGGCACCTTTACCTTTAACGAAGGCGCTACCGTTTACGATGCCCTGTGCGCGCTGGGCCTTTCTGTCAACGCACACGGCTCATCGTACGGCACGTATGTTTCTGCGATTGGTGGTTTGGCCGAGAAACAGTACGGCGGCACGAGCGGCTGGATGTATTCCGTCAACGGCACAACGCCCATGACGGCCTGTAGTAACTACGTTCTCTCAAACGGCGACAACGTAGTCTGGTATTACGTTACAGACTAG
- a CDS encoding DUF4430 domain-containing protein gives MDMFEDECQRASLRRRGVIARGVAKRCLVAFLAFAMAFSTTPAQLWAEGAEGIAEAVAQATTPGEDAALAGGAAEQSGAEVSDSGSAPAASAAASKAATGDEGSATGESPAASEQSSAASAGQAGSAAAAAVQTENPTETGDVAKKQVEVSFSIIGTDADGKAQTWVAPTQLKLDEGATAADAFVKLQQKTGFKADYDPNTAYGFYLKSITSPSDGRTLAFDPTTYAFWQLFVDGASSSVGASSVKLTQGQKVEFAYTAGSSSPVVKDQVAANVTVIGRDAQGKTQTWVDNAQYVVTSGSSALDLTKVALEANDIDAVAAGSFILSLKYNGVELGTPQDYSTYWQLFINGKSSDYTADNVTIHAGDTVTWFYGGWGDKLPSDSVHASVQVLGKDKDGKQQVWASTGQTSLKAGSTAKDLLEQTGLTLDAGESSWGWFLNGITSPFDSKSYGWDAATNSYWRFYVNGKFADVGAGAYELQEGDAVTFMYGADADALPGQVLGSVDVIGPDVNGNNTRWGSASNVSLPEGSTAQNLIETVLKAKGVTYNGSQSGEYWFLNSINSPFDHKPYAWDAATNKYWHLYINGEPSLLCANQITLKSGDKVTLAYTTDDSAMPDPDKIVVDPSATTPDWDAEWAGYGNSGNGSTVTDAKTPAQAAGLKWAFDWKAESGQQYANCSEPVIANGFVYIATENELIKIDSSTGKKVASAPLASKVSYTSRPIYTNGLIIVPLNGGAVQAITADKLICKWLTPGLTDLTQSSCTVVSDGEYVYVGTVDISYDENYNATYGNGSFMRIKIATGEVSWQNIDASEGYYWTGAALTDKYAIVPTSAGTLKCIDKTTGDVVSTMKLGALANADCVADPSNGSTFYQMTHDGKLHVISLSAKGVLSEQKTVDLGLTNNMSAPAVAGENLIVGGQTATGSALALYNLKTGKTTMVTAADGKELPAGFNGIAATPLVSVQGGKTYVYFTVNSADSKDYVNYSAGGGVYRYTLGDAEATQIYDAAGHYQHCDSPVIADASGNLYYINDSGTLFKLGAVESWTVVFNSNGGSACNTKFVATADGKLVKPADPTRDGYTFGGWYTDETCAQAYDFSTPVTADLTLYAKWTKNAVNPGGNGGSGSNGGNGGAGNGSGAGAGTGTGSGSGTKGQQAGGAVAPGHKPMTKTTVSTKTETKDNKPSKKDSDKSDKKDEKKSDKKSDRKDGKSDKKSDSKSDTGAVSTTTAKKSSSASEQETGTNPLAIVGIAAGVIGLAIVGVFVFTKRR, from the coding sequence ATGGATATGTTTGAGGACGAGTGCCAGCGTGCCTCGCTTCGTCGCCGTGGCGTAATCGCGCGCGGCGTGGCAAAGCGCTGCCTGGTGGCATTCCTGGCCTTCGCGATGGCCTTCAGCACCACGCCGGCTCAGCTGTGGGCCGAGGGCGCCGAGGGCATTGCCGAGGCTGTGGCTCAGGCTACGACGCCGGGCGAGGACGCAGCGCTTGCGGGCGGTGCCGCTGAGCAGAGCGGCGCCGAGGTTTCGGATTCTGGGAGCGCGCCTGCAGCTAGTGCCGCCGCATCAAAGGCAGCAACTGGCGACGAAGGCTCGGCGACGGGGGAGAGCCCTGCCGCGAGCGAGCAGTCTTCAGCGGCATCCGCTGGCCAAGCAGGATCTGCCGCCGCGGCTGCCGTTCAGACAGAGAACCCGACAGAAACCGGCGATGTCGCCAAGAAGCAAGTCGAGGTCTCGTTCTCGATTATCGGCACCGATGCCGACGGCAAGGCTCAGACCTGGGTGGCACCCACGCAGCTCAAGCTCGACGAGGGCGCGACGGCTGCGGATGCCTTCGTTAAGCTGCAGCAGAAGACGGGCTTCAAGGCAGACTACGATCCGAACACGGCATACGGTTTCTACCTCAAAAGCATCACATCCCCGAGCGATGGCCGTACGCTTGCCTTCGATCCGACGACTTATGCCTTCTGGCAGCTGTTCGTCGACGGTGCGTCTTCCTCGGTTGGCGCGAGCAGCGTTAAGCTCACCCAGGGGCAGAAGGTTGAGTTTGCCTATACGGCTGGTAGCTCGTCCCCTGTCGTTAAGGACCAGGTTGCCGCAAATGTGACCGTCATTGGTCGCGATGCCCAGGGCAAGACTCAGACTTGGGTCGATAACGCGCAGTATGTGGTGACGTCCGGTTCGAGCGCACTTGACCTTACGAAGGTCGCGCTTGAGGCGAATGACATCGACGCCGTTGCTGCTGGCTCCTTCATTCTGAGCCTTAAGTACAACGGTGTTGAGCTGGGTACGCCCCAAGATTATTCGACCTATTGGCAGCTGTTCATCAACGGCAAGTCGAGCGACTACACGGCAGACAATGTCACCATTCATGCTGGCGATACCGTTACGTGGTTCTACGGTGGCTGGGGCGATAAGTTGCCGTCCGATTCCGTCCATGCTTCCGTTCAGGTCCTTGGTAAGGACAAGGACGGCAAGCAGCAGGTTTGGGCTTCGACGGGCCAGACGAGTCTCAAGGCGGGCTCTACTGCCAAGGATCTCCTTGAGCAGACCGGTCTTACTCTCGATGCTGGCGAATCGTCTTGGGGCTGGTTCCTCAACGGCATTACTTCGCCGTTCGATAGTAAGTCCTATGGCTGGGATGCTGCGACTAATAGCTATTGGCGCTTCTATGTAAATGGCAAGTTCGCCGACGTTGGCGCCGGTGCCTATGAGCTCCAAGAGGGCGATGCCGTCACCTTTATGTATGGTGCTGACGCCGATGCCCTTCCTGGCCAGGTTCTTGGGTCTGTCGATGTTATCGGTCCCGATGTCAACGGCAACAATACTCGCTGGGGCTCGGCAAGCAATGTTTCCCTGCCCGAGGGCTCTACGGCTCAGAACCTTATTGAGACGGTCCTGAAGGCCAAGGGCGTTACGTACAACGGCTCCCAGAGTGGTGAGTACTGGTTCCTCAATTCCATCAACTCGCCGTTCGATCACAAGCCGTATGCCTGGGATGCTGCGACCAATAAATATTGGCACCTGTATATCAACGGAGAGCCCTCCTTACTCTGCGCCAATCAGATTACGCTCAAGAGCGGCGATAAGGTTACGCTTGCCTATACCACCGACGATTCGGCCATGCCCGATCCCGACAAGATTGTCGTGGACCCGAGCGCGACGACTCCTGATTGGGATGCCGAGTGGGCCGGCTACGGCAACAGTGGCAACGGTTCGACCGTAACGGATGCCAAGACGCCTGCGCAGGCCGCCGGTCTTAAGTGGGCCTTCGATTGGAAGGCCGAGTCTGGTCAGCAGTATGCCAACTGCAGCGAGCCTGTCATCGCTAACGGCTTTGTGTACATCGCGACCGAGAACGAGCTCATTAAGATCGATTCGTCCACGGGCAAAAAGGTTGCCTCTGCGCCGCTTGCCTCCAAGGTGAGTTATACCTCTCGTCCGATCTACACCAATGGCCTTATCATCGTTCCGCTCAACGGCGGTGCGGTCCAGGCGATTACTGCAGACAAGCTGATCTGCAAGTGGCTGACGCCCGGTTTGACGGACTTGACGCAGAGCTCCTGCACCGTCGTTTCGGACGGCGAGTACGTCTATGTTGGTACGGTCGATATTTCGTATGACGAGAATTACAACGCGACCTACGGCAACGGCTCCTTTATGCGCATTAAGATTGCCACGGGCGAAGTTTCTTGGCAGAACATTGACGCTTCCGAGGGTTATTACTGGACTGGTGCGGCTTTGACGGATAAGTATGCCATCGTTCCTACGAGCGCGGGCACGCTTAAGTGCATTGATAAGACGACGGGCGATGTCGTTTCGACCATGAAGCTCGGCGCTCTCGCGAACGCCGACTGTGTCGCCGATCCGTCCAATGGTTCCACCTTCTATCAGATGACGCACGATGGAAAGCTCCATGTGATTTCGCTTTCGGCGAAGGGCGTACTGAGCGAGCAGAAGACGGTCGACCTGGGTCTTACTAATAACATGAGCGCACCGGCGGTGGCTGGCGAAAACTTGATTGTCGGCGGACAGACGGCTACTGGCTCTGCTCTGGCTCTCTATAATCTGAAGACCGGTAAGACCACGATGGTCACCGCTGCTGACGGTAAAGAACTGCCGGCCGGATTTAACGGTATTGCTGCTACTCCGCTGGTGAGTGTTCAGGGTGGCAAGACCTATGTGTACTTCACCGTTAACAGCGCGGATAGCAAGGATTACGTCAACTACTCTGCTGGTGGTGGCGTGTATCGCTATACGCTCGGTGATGCAGAGGCGACGCAGATTTATGATGCGGCTGGCCATTACCAGCACTGTGACTCTCCGGTCATTGCCGATGCATCTGGCAACCTGTACTACATCAATGACTCGGGCACGCTGTTCAAGCTTGGGGCCGTTGAGTCTTGGACGGTTGTCTTTAATTCCAACGGCGGGTCTGCTTGCAATACTAAGTTTGTTGCTACGGCCGATGGCAAGCTGGTCAAGCCAGCCGATCCGACGCGCGATGGCTACACTTTCGGCGGTTGGTATACCGATGAGACTTGCGCGCAGGCGTATGACTTCAGTACGCCGGTGACGGCCGATCTGACGCTGTATGCCAAGTGGACCAAGAATGCTGTTAACCCTGGCGGCAATGGCGGTTCTGGCTCCAATGGCGGCAATGGTGGCGCTGGCAACGGTTCCGGTGCTGGCGCTGGCACGGGCACGGGTTCCGGCTCCGGCACGAAGGGCCAGCAGGCTGGCGGCGCTGTCGCTCCGGGTCATAAGCCGATGACCAAGACGACGGTGTCGACCAAGACCGAGACCAAGGACAACAAGCCCAGCAAGAAGGACTCCGATAAGTCCGATAAGAAGGACGAGAAGAAGTCTGACAAGAAGTCTGACAGGAAGGACGGCAAGTCCGACAAGAAGTCCGATTCCAAGTCCGATACGGGTGCTGTTTCCACGACCACTGCTAAGAAGTCCTCTAGTGCTTCCGAGCAGGAGACTGGCACCAATCCGCTCGCCATCGTTGGCATCGCCGCCGGCGTGATTGGCCTCGCCATCGTCGGCGTGTTCGTGTTCACCAAACGTCGGTAG
- a CDS encoding lipopolysaccharide core heptose(II) kinase RfaY translates to MADSTTDYNNLDPLGDEAAVVDEVDAAVSGARKKPRAVDMVPEEPDAMAPDEEYQLTPAGRRERIGQIVRLVKKYRVWDNLTPVRLRRLLEELGPMFVKMGQILANRSEILPQRFCDELRRLRSDVEPVPYEVVLRCLEEEYGLRLGEMFDAIDPNPLGSASLAQVHRARLVTGDDVAVKVQRPGAQQVMAQDIDIIRSVVRIVSKFVNTDQFVDLHGVVEELWTSFREETNFLAEAKNLNDFYEFHKSVHGVTCPKSYLDLCTEHVVVMDYVDGISIADPEHLVAEGYDLEKIGAAIVEDYSTQVLDDGFFHADPHAGNIILKDGIVYFIDLGMVGRMSSHDRGIVKDMIFAVAEGDVPKLKDSLMRFAVTRGDSAELDHSAFLSDLDFIVADFAGLDLKDLDIGEFLTSLLNLARKNDVELPSVVTMFARGMVTLEGLLTEYMPNVNMIQIIQTHIKNEKSTYARMREMSRDLAASSYRAAKGSLEAAEYLGLASRMLTRGQLKVNTQIMSSDKALRQLGGIIDRMSMAIVIAGLFIGSSVVYYARIEPVVFGIPVIGFMGYVSALVLALMLGRNIWLNSHGGKR, encoded by the coding sequence ATGGCAGATTCCACCACCGATTACAACAATCTAGATCCTTTGGGTGACGAGGCGGCGGTTGTCGATGAGGTCGATGCCGCCGTCTCGGGCGCTCGCAAAAAGCCGCGCGCTGTCGATATGGTGCCCGAAGAGCCCGACGCGATGGCGCCGGACGAGGAATACCAGCTCACGCCGGCGGGTCGTCGCGAACGCATCGGGCAGATTGTTCGCTTGGTCAAAAAGTACCGTGTGTGGGATAACCTCACGCCGGTTCGCTTGCGCCGCCTGCTCGAGGAGCTCGGCCCCATGTTCGTCAAGATGGGGCAGATTCTGGCCAACCGGTCCGAGATTCTGCCGCAGCGCTTTTGCGATGAGCTGCGCCGTCTGCGTTCCGACGTGGAGCCGGTGCCGTACGAGGTAGTGCTCCGCTGCTTGGAAGAGGAATACGGCCTGCGCCTGGGGGAGATGTTCGATGCGATCGACCCCAATCCGCTTGGTAGCGCATCGCTCGCGCAGGTGCACCGCGCTCGTCTGGTGACGGGCGATGACGTAGCCGTCAAGGTGCAGCGCCCCGGTGCGCAGCAGGTTATGGCGCAGGACATCGATATCATCCGCTCGGTGGTGCGCATTGTTTCCAAGTTCGTCAACACCGATCAATTCGTTGACCTGCACGGCGTAGTCGAGGAGTTGTGGACCTCGTTTCGCGAGGAGACCAACTTTTTGGCCGAGGCCAAAAACCTCAACGACTTCTACGAGTTCCATAAGAGCGTTCATGGCGTGACGTGCCCTAAATCCTATCTGGACCTGTGCACCGAGCACGTGGTGGTTATGGACTACGTCGACGGCATTTCGATCGCCGATCCTGAACACTTGGTGGCCGAGGGCTATGACTTGGAAAAGATCGGTGCTGCAATCGTCGAGGACTACTCGACGCAGGTGCTCGACGACGGCTTTTTCCATGCTGACCCGCATGCGGGAAACATCATCCTCAAGGACGGCATTGTCTACTTTATCGACTTGGGCATGGTCGGACGCATGTCGAGCCACGATCGCGGTATCGTCAAGGACATGATTTTCGCCGTGGCCGAGGGTGACGTGCCCAAGCTCAAGGATTCGCTCATGCGCTTCGCCGTGACGCGTGGCGACTCGGCTGAGCTCGATCATTCGGCCTTTTTGTCCGATCTTGACTTTATCGTGGCTGACTTTGCGGGCCTTGACCTGAAGGATCTGGATATCGGCGAGTTTTTGACCTCGCTGCTAAACTTGGCGCGCAAAAACGACGTTGAGCTGCCGAGCGTGGTGACGATGTTCGCGCGCGGCATGGTGACGCTCGAGGGTCTGCTGACCGAGTACATGCCCAACGTCAACATGATCCAGATCATCCAGACGCACATCAAAAACGAGAAGAGCACCTACGCCCGCATGCGCGAGATGAGCCGCGATCTTGCCGCGAGCAGCTATCGCGCGGCAAAAGGCTCGCTCGAGGCGGCCGAGTATCTGGGCTTGGCTTCGCGCATGCTCACACGCGGCCAGCTTAAGGTGAACACGCAGATCATGAGCAGCGATAAGGCGCTGCGACAGCTGGGTGGAATTATCGACCGCATGTCGATGGCTATTGTTATCGCCGGCTTGTTTATCGGTTCGTCGGTGGTGTACTACGCGCGCATCGAGCCGGTTGTGTTTGGTATCCCGGTCATTGGCTTTATGGGCTACGTGAGCGCGCTGGTGCTGGCGCTTATGCTGGGCCGCAATATCTGGCTCAACAGCCACGGCGGCAAGCGCTAG
- a CDS encoding C69 family dipeptidase: MPCTTILVGKNASYDGSTLVARNEDSSNGVFEPKRMRVVHPDEQPRVYTSVLSHLTVELPDNPMRYTSVPDVVPGHGIWAEAGFNELNVGMSATETLTTNERVRGADPLVDYVPAKGNEGEDGYVPAQPGGLGEEDMVTLVLPYAKSARDGVRILGDLLERYGTYENNGIAFSDVDEIWWLETIGGHHWIAKRVPDDAYVTMPNQLGIDSFDLDDAEGAQADHMCSADLRVWMAEWHLDLTLGVESDGPAAVFNPREAFGSHSDSDHVYNTPRAWYMQRCLNPSDVWDGPDADYTPESDDIPWSRVPERKVTIEDIKYVLSSHYQGTEYDCYGSRGTPATRGAYRPIGINRNSQLAVLQLRPYAQPAYRAVQWMAFGSNSFNALVPLYANVETMPEYYADTQARVTSENFYWANRLIGALADVRFHECGRAVEDYQEKIGGMGHKQIHDVDAAVAALPEVEVPAELARANEAFAERVRVETDALLGKVLYTTSCAMKNSFAMNDNVR, translated from the coding sequence ATGCCGTGCACAACGATTCTGGTCGGTAAAAACGCAAGCTACGACGGGTCGACCCTGGTCGCGCGTAACGAGGACTCGTCCAACGGGGTATTTGAGCCCAAGCGCATGCGCGTAGTGCATCCCGACGAGCAGCCGCGCGTCTACACGAGCGTCCTGAGCCACCTGACCGTTGAGCTGCCCGATAACCCCATGCGCTATACGAGCGTCCCCGATGTTGTTCCGGGCCACGGTATCTGGGCCGAGGCCGGTTTCAACGAGCTCAATGTTGGCATGTCCGCAACCGAGACGCTTACCACCAACGAGCGCGTCCGCGGCGCCGATCCGCTCGTGGACTACGTGCCCGCCAAGGGCAACGAGGGTGAGGACGGCTATGTGCCGGCGCAGCCCGGTGGCCTGGGCGAGGAGGACATGGTGACCCTGGTGCTGCCGTATGCCAAGTCCGCCCGCGACGGCGTGCGTATCTTGGGCGACCTGCTCGAGCGCTACGGCACTTACGAGAACAACGGCATCGCCTTTAGCGACGTGGACGAGATCTGGTGGCTCGAGACCATCGGCGGTCACCACTGGATCGCCAAGCGCGTGCCTGACGACGCCTATGTGACCATGCCCAACCAGCTGGGCATCGACAGCTTTGACCTGGATGACGCCGAGGGCGCCCAGGCCGACCATATGTGCTCCGCCGACCTGCGCGTCTGGATGGCCGAGTGGCATCTGGACCTGACGCTGGGCGTCGAGAGCGACGGCCCGGCTGCCGTCTTTAACCCGCGCGAGGCCTTTGGCTCGCACAGCGACAGCGACCATGTCTACAACACGCCGCGCGCCTGGTACATGCAGCGCTGCCTCAACCCCAGCGACGTGTGGGATGGCCCCGACGCCGACTACACGCCCGAGAGCGACGATATCCCCTGGAGCCGCGTGCCCGAGCGCAAGGTGACCATCGAGGACATCAAGTACGTGCTCTCGAGCCACTACCAGGGCACGGAGTACGACTGCTACGGCAGCAGGGGCACGCCCGCTACGCGTGGTGCCTATCGCCCCATCGGCATCAACCGCAACAGCCAGCTTGCCGTGTTGCAGCTGCGCCCCTATGCGCAGCCGGCCTACCGCGCCGTGCAGTGGATGGCCTTTGGTTCCAACTCGTTTAACGCGCTGGTTCCGCTGTACGCCAACGTCGAGACTATGCCCGAGTACTATGCCGACACGCAGGCTCGCGTGACGTCCGAAAACTTCTACTGGGCCAACCGCCTGATCGGCGCGCTGGCTGACGTCCGCTTCCATGAGTGCGGCCGCGCGGTCGAGGATTATCAGGAGAAGATCGGTGGCATGGGCCACAAGCAGATCCATGACGTCGACGCTGCCGTAGCCGCTCTGCCCGAGGTCGAGGTGCCTGCCGAGCTTGCACGCGCCAACGAGGCCTTTGCCGAGCGTGTTCGCGTGGAGACCGATGCCCTGCTGGGCAAGGTGCTTTACACCACGAGCTGCGCCATGAAGAACTCTTTCGCGATGAATGACAACGTGAGGTAG
- a CDS encoding IS256 family transposase: protein MEGKAMPQEESVLRLGRDEALEAARLWQECGDAREFACRVLGGVMNALMDSEAQQMCGAGRNERSDGRENSRNGYRPRSLKTAVGDVELEIPKLRHGTYYPEGMLARWSRVDTSVAAIVQEMYVCGVSTRKVERVASKLGISSLSSSEVSSLCSDLDAEVAEFRRRDLSGTPCCYLWLDATYMSCRVGSSVVSQGVVTAIGLGADGRKHFLGCDVVDTESEDSWAAFLGGLRERGLAGVRLVVSDSHAGLVAAVSRLFQGCAWQRCVTHLQRNLQSACSGRPEDSKAAVRDLVHAAVYQDDPDLARCVWAEAAPWVASVSARAGEVFEQAEDSALAFTAFPRAHWAKLRTNNVQERANREIKRRYRVVQSFPSRESMLRLTCASLMETEGQWSQQRMFSEASAAEGFAEPADRPAPTEGRRRALGRRAREIVDEIVEKHGLKKE from the coding sequence ATGGAAGGAAAGGCGATGCCCCAAGAAGAGAGTGTACTGCGCCTCGGCCGCGACGAGGCCCTCGAGGCGGCGAGGCTTTGGCAGGAGTGCGGCGACGCGCGCGAGTTCGCGTGCAGGGTGCTGGGCGGCGTGATGAACGCGCTGATGGACTCCGAGGCCCAGCAGATGTGCGGCGCGGGCCGCAACGAGCGCAGCGACGGCAGGGAGAACAGCCGCAACGGCTACCGCCCCAGGTCGCTCAAGACCGCCGTGGGCGACGTGGAGCTCGAGATACCCAAGCTCAGGCACGGCACCTACTACCCCGAGGGCATGCTCGCGCGATGGTCGCGCGTCGACACCTCGGTGGCCGCCATCGTGCAGGAGATGTACGTGTGCGGCGTGTCCACCCGCAAGGTCGAGCGCGTGGCGTCCAAGCTGGGCATATCCTCGCTGTCGAGCTCGGAGGTCTCGAGCCTCTGCTCCGACCTCGACGCCGAGGTGGCGGAGTTCCGCCGCCGCGACCTGTCGGGCACGCCGTGCTGCTACCTGTGGCTCGACGCCACCTACATGAGCTGCAGGGTCGGCTCGTCGGTCGTCTCGCAGGGCGTCGTGACCGCGATCGGGCTGGGCGCCGACGGGCGCAAGCACTTCCTGGGCTGCGACGTGGTCGACACCGAGAGCGAGGACTCCTGGGCGGCGTTCCTCGGCGGGCTGCGCGAGCGCGGGCTGGCCGGCGTTCGCCTCGTGGTCTCCGACAGCCACGCCGGGCTCGTGGCCGCCGTCTCGCGCCTGTTCCAGGGCTGCGCCTGGCAGCGCTGCGTGACGCACCTGCAGCGCAACCTCCAGAGCGCCTGCTCGGGCAGGCCCGAGGACTCCAAGGCGGCCGTCAGGGACCTCGTGCACGCCGCGGTCTACCAGGACGACCCCGACCTCGCGCGCTGCGTGTGGGCCGAGGCGGCGCCCTGGGTGGCGTCGGTGTCCGCCAGGGCCGGCGAGGTCTTCGAGCAGGCCGAGGACTCCGCGCTGGCGTTCACGGCCTTCCCCAGGGCGCACTGGGCCAAGCTCCGCACCAACAACGTCCAGGAGCGCGCCAACCGCGAGATCAAGCGCCGCTACAGGGTCGTGCAGTCCTTCCCCTCGAGGGAGTCGATGCTGCGCCTGACGTGCGCGAGCCTCATGGAGACCGAGGGGCAGTGGTCCCAGCAGCGCATGTTCTCCGAGGCCTCGGCCGCCGAGGGCTTCGCCGAGCCCGCGGACAGGCCGGCCCCGACAGAGGGGAGGCGCCGCGCGCTCGGGCGGCGCGCCAGGGAGATAGTGGACGAGATAGTCGAGAAGCACGGCCTCAAGAAGGAGTAA
- a CDS encoding bifunctional 5,10-methylenetetrahydrofolate dehydrogenase/5,10-methenyltetrahydrofolate cyclohydrolase → MAELLKGAPVARALTEELAARCAALRERGVVPTLAIVRVGEREDDLSYERGALKRCEKVGIEARRVLLSADVSQDELLTAIEDINADSAVHGCLMFRPLPAGLDENAVAAALDPAKDVDSMTPASLLTTLSGRGEGFAPCTAEAVLALLDHYGVELDGAKVAVVGRSLVIGRPVAAMLTARNATVTTCHTHTRDLAAECRAADIVVAAVGRAHTIGVDAVREGQTIIDVGINWDEAAGKLVGDVDFDAAEPVVDTITPVPGGVGAVTTAILAKHVIEAAERASK, encoded by the coding sequence ATGGCTGAACTGCTGAAGGGTGCTCCCGTTGCTCGCGCTTTGACTGAGGAACTTGCTGCTCGCTGCGCAGCCCTGCGCGAGCGGGGCGTTGTTCCGACGTTGGCTATTGTGCGTGTAGGTGAACGCGAGGACGACCTATCCTACGAGCGCGGTGCGCTCAAGCGCTGCGAAAAAGTGGGGATTGAGGCTCGTCGCGTTTTGCTTTCTGCCGATGTTTCGCAGGACGAGCTGTTGACGGCTATCGAGGACATCAATGCCGATTCGGCTGTTCATGGCTGTCTGATGTTCCGCCCGCTGCCCGCCGGCCTTGACGAGAACGCCGTCGCCGCAGCGCTCGATCCCGCCAAGGATGTTGACTCCATGACGCCGGCTTCGCTGCTCACCACGCTTTCGGGGCGCGGCGAGGGTTTTGCCCCCTGCACAGCCGAAGCTGTGCTTGCTTTGCTGGATCATTACGGCGTTGAGCTGGATGGAGCTAAGGTTGCTGTGGTCGGGCGCTCGCTGGTGATCGGGCGTCCCGTTGCCGCCATGCTTACGGCGCGCAATGCCACCGTGACGACGTGCCATACGCATACGCGCGACCTTGCTGCCGAGTGCCGTGCGGCTGATATTGTGGTTGCGGCCGTTGGGCGCGCGCACACGATTGGTGTGGACGCGGTTCGCGAGGGCCAGACAATCATCGATGTTGGCATTAATTGGGACGAGGCCGCTGGCAAGTTGGTCGGGGACGTTGATTTTGATGCTGCAGAGCCGGTTGTTGACACCATCACGCCTGTGCCGGGCGGCGTGGGAGCTGTGACCACCGCGATTCTCGCCAAACACGTGATTGAGGCGGCGGAGCGCGCATCGAAATAG